In the genome of Streptomyces globosus, one region contains:
- a CDS encoding GtrA family protein, which produces MRDHLGQIFRFALVGAVNTGTFFGIYLLLHPWMPYFLAYTLAFLLAMVGSFFMNTYFTYRTRPSWRKFLLFPLTNVTNYVIQSAGLYALVAWAGMDTRIAPLVAAVAAIPFTFLLSRKILVPGGRAAAGQPEPAGSCPEPR; this is translated from the coding sequence GTGAGAGACCACCTCGGCCAGATCTTCCGCTTCGCGCTCGTCGGCGCCGTCAACACCGGCACCTTCTTCGGGATCTACCTGCTCCTGCACCCGTGGATGCCGTACTTCCTCGCCTACACCCTGGCCTTCCTGCTGGCGATGGTCGGCTCGTTCTTCATGAACACCTACTTCACCTACCGGACCCGGCCGAGCTGGAGGAAGTTCCTCCTCTTCCCGCTGACGAACGTCACCAACTACGTGATCCAGTCGGCGGGCCTCTACGCCCTCGTGGCCTGGGCCGGCATGGACACCCGGATCGCCCCGCTCGTCGCGGCCGTCGCCGCCATCCCCTTCACGTTCCTGCTCTCCCGGAAGATCCTCGTCCCCGGCGGCCGCGCAGCCGCCGGGCAGCCGGAGCCGGCCGGCAGCTGCCCCGAACCCCGCTGA